A region from the Polaribacter sp. Hel1_33_78 genome encodes:
- a CDS encoding DUF2461 domain-containing protein: MQIEKSTFKYLQDLQKNNNRDWFADHKETYLRGQQNAKDVFAEIHANLQKHDEIEKSKMMRIYRDVRFSKDKTPYKAHFANSFSRLGKELRGGYFLRIRPGESFLAGGFWEPSKEDLFRIRKEIELDASEIKDILKDENYKTHFGGKFESFSELKTAPRGFDKGHPNINLLRKKGFIASKKFSDAEVLSPDFIDSVDESFRALRPFFNLFSDILSTNLNGESLI, encoded by the coding sequence ATGCAAATAGAAAAATCTACTTTCAAGTACCTTCAAGATTTACAAAAAAACAATAATAGAGATTGGTTTGCAGATCATAAAGAAACTTATTTAAGAGGGCAGCAAAATGCGAAAGATGTATTTGCAGAAATTCATGCAAACTTGCAAAAGCATGATGAAATTGAAAAATCTAAAATGATGCGTATTTATAGAGATGTGCGTTTCTCTAAAGATAAAACACCCTATAAAGCTCATTTTGCAAATTCATTTTCGAGATTAGGCAAAGAATTAAGGGGAGGCTATTTTTTAAGAATTAGACCAGGAGAATCTTTTTTGGCTGGTGGGTTTTGGGAACCTAGTAAGGAAGATTTATTCAGAATTAGAAAAGAAATAGAGCTAGATGCGTCAGAAATAAAAGATATTTTAAAAGATGAAAATTATAAAACACATTTTGGAGGAAAGTTCGAAAGTTTTTCTGAATTAAAAACAGCTCCAAGAGGTTTTGATAAGGGTCATCCTAATATAAATTTATTACGTAAAAAGGGATTTATTGCCTCTAAAAAATTTTCCGATGCTGAAGTATTATCTCCTGATTTCATAGATAGCGTTGACGAAAGCTTTAGAGCTTTACGTCCTTTCTTTAATCTATTTAGTGACATATTAAGTACCAATTTAAACGGGGAATCTTTAATTTAG
- a CDS encoding MATE family efflux transporter: MTNLANDLGTEKITRLLIKQAVPATIGILVMSLNMIVDTIFVGQWIGVLAIAAITVVLPIAFLISSIGMGIGIGGSSIISRALGAKNSEKAFLTFGNQISLTVILAILFVTVGKIYSLPILNLFGAKGEILPIASEYFGVIIYGVPFLAFAMMGNPTIRAEGKPKFAMYAMMVPAVLNVLLDILFIKVFGWGMWGAGLATSFAYASCGLYILYFFLSSKSELRIIPKNFKLDFKIVLEIFQLGGVSIVRQGTISILMIVLNFSLFKYGGEISIAVFGIINRVMMFALSPVLGVCQGFLPVAGFNIGARKNNRVQETIKKSIWFGSILGSIIFIGILLFKEEVIWVFTNDTTLLNKTPNAMFIVFLATPIVTMQLIGSAYFQAAGKALPALFLTLLKQGIFLIPLAYFLPKYYGVEGVWWSFPIADVLSTIITVLVLKREIDQNLK, encoded by the coding sequence ATGACAAATTTAGCAAACGATTTAGGTACCGAAAAGATTACTAGATTACTTATTAAACAAGCGGTTCCTGCTACTATTGGAATTCTTGTAATGTCTTTAAATATGATTGTTGATACTATTTTTGTAGGTCAATGGATTGGTGTTTTGGCTATTGCAGCCATTACTGTTGTATTACCAATTGCTTTTTTAATTTCTTCTATTGGAATGGGAATTGGAATTGGAGGAAGTTCAATTATATCAAGAGCTTTAGGAGCTAAAAATTCTGAAAAAGCTTTTCTAACTTTCGGGAATCAGATTTCTTTAACAGTCATTTTGGCAATCCTTTTTGTAACTGTTGGAAAAATTTACAGCTTGCCAATTCTTAATCTATTTGGCGCTAAAGGAGAGATTTTACCCATTGCTTCAGAATATTTTGGTGTCATTATTTATGGAGTTCCGTTTTTGGCTTTTGCAATGATGGGAAATCCAACTATTAGAGCTGAAGGAAAACCAAAATTTGCCATGTATGCCATGATGGTTCCTGCTGTTTTAAATGTTTTGCTCGACATTCTATTTATCAAAGTTTTTGGTTGGGGAATGTGGGGAGCTGGTTTAGCAACTTCTTTTGCATATGCAAGTTGTGGATTATATATTTTATATTTCTTTTTATCTTCAAAAAGTGAGCTGAGAATTATTCCTAAAAATTTTAAATTAGATTTTAAAATTGTTCTTGAGATTTTTCAATTAGGAGGGGTGTCAATCGTTAGACAAGGCACAATAAGTATTTTAATGATTGTTTTAAATTTTTCGCTTTTTAAATATGGAGGTGAAATATCCATTGCTGTTTTTGGTATTATTAATAGGGTTATGATGTTTGCTTTATCGCCCGTTTTAGGAGTTTGTCAAGGTTTTTTACCTGTTGCTGGTTTTAATATAGGAGCTAGAAAAAATAACAGAGTTCAAGAGACCATTAAAAAATCTATTTGGTTTGGTTCTATTTTAGGGTCTATTATTTTTATAGGGATTTTACTTTTTAAAGAAGAGGTTATTTGGGTTTTTACAAATGATACAACTTTGTTAAATAAAACACCAAATGCAATGTTTATTGTGTTTTTGGCAACGCCAATAGTTACGATGCAACTCATTGGTTCGGCCTATTTTCAGGCGGCAGGAAAAGCGTTACCGGCATTATTTTTAACACTTTTAAAACAAGGAATTTTCTTAATTCCTCTAGCCTATTTTTTGCCAAAATATTACGGTGTAGAAGGGGTTTGGTGGTCTTTTCCTATTGCGGATGTTTTGTCGACTATTATTACTGTTTTGGTATTAAAACGTGAAATTGATCAGAATTTAAAGTAG
- a CDS encoding thioesterase family protein, translated as MENVFILTITVSAEDIDNLQHVNNLVYLKWMDKIATTHWTHLTKNNPLPQYVWVVMRHEIDYLKQASLGDEIIVKTWVGETKGITSIRFMEFYKKDVLLVKAKTIWAMLDSKTLKPARIRENVLKVLQAPK; from the coding sequence ATGGAAAACGTTTTTATATTAACAATTACAGTTTCTGCTGAAGATATTGACAATTTACAACATGTAAATAACTTAGTCTATTTAAAGTGGATGGATAAAATTGCAACTACTCATTGGACTCATTTAACAAAAAATAATCCTTTACCTCAGTACGTTTGGGTGGTAATGAGGCATGAGATAGATTATTTAAAACAAGCTAGTTTAGGAGATGAAATTATTGTAAAAACATGGGTAGGAGAGACCAAAGGTATCACCTCTATTCGTTTTATGGAGTTTTATAAAAAGGATGTGCTATTGGTAAAAGCTAAAACTATTTGGGCAATGTTAGATTCCAAAACTTTAAAGCCCGCAAGAATTAGAGAAAATGTTTTAAAAGTATTACAAGCTCCTAAATAA
- a CDS encoding DEAD/DEAH box helicase: MSTFSSLGIHKNYIKAIKELGISTPSEIQEKTIPILLNSSTDFIGLAQTGTGKTAAFGLPVLHHIDASSNDIQALILSPTRELVQQIKKQLFKFTKFSEDKIFIEAVFGGEKIDRQMNNLKRTTHIVVATPGRLIDLIERGSVDISHVKTVILDEADEMLSMGFKQDLNRILKFTTKTDRKTWLFSATMPEEIKRIVKTYMDSNAPRIEINRSSLVNANIRHHFAKTTLKEKTNDIVSFLEKRQAQRGIIFCRTKAGAQNLANYLIEEGFSAAALEGDMQQKERDKVMRAFKKENLQYLVSTDVSARGIDVSGLEFVIHHQLPEQLEYYTHRSGRTARAGKTGVSIAFILPSELDKIHEIQKELNIKFTEVTV; encoded by the coding sequence ATGTCAACTTTTTCTTCCTTAGGAATTCATAAAAATTATATTAAAGCAATTAAAGAATTGGGAATTTCTACACCCTCAGAAATTCAAGAGAAAACGATTCCTATTTTATTGAATTCTTCAACAGATTTTATTGGTTTAGCGCAAACTGGAACTGGAAAAACTGCTGCTTTTGGCTTGCCAGTTTTACATCATATTGATGCTAGTTCAAACGATATACAAGCGTTAATTTTATCACCTACAAGAGAGTTAGTTCAGCAAATTAAAAAGCAATTATTTAAATTCACGAAATTTAGTGAAGATAAAATTTTCATAGAAGCTGTTTTTGGAGGAGAAAAAATCGATCGTCAAATGAATAATCTTAAAAGAACCACGCATATCGTTGTGGCAACTCCGGGAAGGTTAATTGATTTAATTGAACGCGGAAGTGTCGATATTAGTCACGTAAAAACGGTGATTTTAGATGAAGCCGATGAAATGTTAAGCATGGGTTTTAAACAAGATTTGAATAGAATCCTAAAATTTACGACTAAAACTGATAGAAAAACTTGGTTGTTCTCAGCGACAATGCCAGAAGAAATTAAAAGGATTGTAAAGACGTATATGGATTCTAATGCTCCAAGAATAGAAATAAATAGAAGTTCTTTGGTCAACGCGAATATTCGACATCATTTTGCTAAAACAACCTTAAAAGAAAAGACAAATGATATTGTTTCATTTTTAGAGAAGAGACAAGCTCAAAGAGGAATTATTTTCTGTAGAACAAAAGCCGGTGCACAGAACTTAGCCAATTACTTAATTGAAGAAGGGTTTTCTGCTGCCGCTTTAGAAGGAGATATGCAACAAAAAGAACGCGATAAAGTGATGAGGGCTTTTAAAAAAGAGAATTTACAGTATTTAGTTTCAACAGATGTTTCTGCTCGTGGAATTGACGTCAGTGGTTTAGAATTTGTAATTCATCATCAATTACCAGAACAATTAGAATACTATACACATAGAAGCGGAAGAACCGCTAGAGCAGGAAAAACAGGAGTTTCAATTGCTTTTATCTTACCTTCAGAATTGGATAAAATTCATGAAATTCAAAAAGAATTAAATATTAAATTCACAGAAGTTACGGTGTAA
- a CDS encoding trimeric intracellular cation channel family protein — MELIYVLDILGTFAFAISGAQVAKKKQFDIFGVIIIAFVTAVGGGMIRDVLINAHPINWIGDLNYVWTILIAVLTMYLFRSKVAHLSKTLFLFDTIGISVFTLLGLQKGLDYNLHPFLALIMGMVSAVFGGVIRDVLTRKVPLIFKKEIYASACLIGGVVYLSLGFLDVSENIQFVLSGLVIFVIRLVAVKYKLELPKINNDIFGK; from the coding sequence ATGGAACTGATTTATGTTTTAGACATTTTAGGAACTTTTGCTTTTGCGATTAGCGGAGCACAGGTTGCTAAAAAGAAACAATTTGATATTTTTGGAGTAATAATTATCGCTTTTGTTACTGCTGTTGGGGGAGGAATGATTCGTGATGTTTTAATTAATGCACATCCTATTAATTGGATAGGTGATTTAAATTATGTTTGGACAATCTTAATAGCTGTCCTTACAATGTATTTATTCAGAAGCAAAGTCGCCCATTTAAGTAAAACCTTATTTTTATTTGACACTATAGGTATTAGTGTATTTACTTTGCTTGGCTTACAGAAAGGATTGGACTATAATTTACATCCTTTTTTAGCCTTAATTATGGGAATGGTTTCGGCTGTTTTTGGTGGAGTAATTCGTGACGTTCTGACTAGAAAAGTTCCCTTGATTTTTAAGAAAGAGATTTATGCTTCAGCCTGTTTAATAGGTGGTGTCGTCTATTTATCTTTAGGATTCCTTGATGTATCCGAAAATATTCAATTTGTTTTATCAGGATTAGTGATTTTTGTAATCAGGCTAGTCGCTGTAAAATACAAATTAGAATTACCAAAAATTAATAACGACATTTTTGGGAAATAA
- a CDS encoding S41 family peptidase — MKKLLLFFSLIAFSINAQDKPQWMRYSSISPDGTQIAFTYKGDLYKVPTMGGNATQLTFHKAHDFMPVWNKNGSKLAFASDRYGNFDIYVMDSNGGSANRVTFHSTNESPFSFSSNDKEIVFGAMRQDDVNHRQYPTASQPELYSVPVNGGKVKQILTIPAEYIQFSKNGKTMVYHDKKGGENEFRKHHTSSITRDIWLYDQKTNTHKMITSFGGEDRQPVFSADEKSIYYLSEKSGTFNIHKLSLDNPNQDLQLTDFKLHPIRFLSFGNGIISFGFDGELYTMKENEKPKKLKVNIRTQNIDNDDKFISINGGINEMSISPNGLEIAFIARGEVFVTSVDKTFTKRLTNTPERERFVSWTPDGKSVVYSSERNEKWSIFKTEKVRKEEPFFYAATVLKEESVIENKHDNYLAEYSPDGKKIAFVEGRRTIKVKDIASNKETILLSPKDLYHMRDGDQYFTWSPDSKWLLIDWGKTLSNGEVLLMAADGSKRINLNESGYYDSSPKWVNGGKQMIWFSNRNGLKSYATSGRSQNDVYSMFFTQDAWDEFNLSEEDYKLMQAIKDEAKKNDKKDKSDKKDTKKDKDEEDKKKEVKPLTFDFDHMKNRTKRLTIHSSSLGDAVLSKKGDELYYLARFEGKMNLWSTNLRTKETKMLIKLNTNFGSLKWDKEVKNLYLLSSGKISKLDPSTKKNKAVKINGEMEFDASAERTAMFNHVWIRTKAIFYEPTFHGVDWNKMKKEYTKYLPSIGNAHEFSEMLSEMLGELNVSHSGSGSRGNGISNGDATASLGIFMNYNHKGDGILIDEIISGGPLDKAKFKIVPGMIIENINGETIDKNQDVAKYLNRKVGKFMLLDITNPKTKKKQTITVKPVSLRDENRLLYKRWVKTNEKEVDKKSNGQLGYVHIPGMGDGPYRSIYQDMMGKYTDRKGVIVDTRFNGGGDLVADLAMFFTGVPFITYETEDKVVGGEPTSRWTKPTLSIFNESMYSDGHCYASGYTDLKIGKTVGMPVPGTCSFAGWESLPNGSYWGVVPVSAKNKAGEWMENNQTEPMIKIKNMPRVISKGRDQQLERSIKELLKDVE, encoded by the coding sequence ATGAAAAAATTACTATTATTTTTCTCTTTAATTGCATTCTCAATAAATGCTCAAGATAAACCACAATGGATGCGTTATTCTTCAATTTCTCCAGATGGAACTCAAATTGCATTCACTTATAAGGGTGATTTATATAAAGTGCCAACAATGGGTGGAAATGCCACTCAACTGACTTTTCATAAGGCTCATGATTTTATGCCAGTTTGGAATAAAAACGGTTCTAAATTAGCTTTTGCATCTGACCGTTATGGAAATTTTGATATTTATGTGATGGATTCTAATGGTGGGTCTGCTAACAGAGTAACTTTTCATTCCACAAATGAATCTCCATTTTCTTTTTCTTCAAACGATAAAGAAATTGTTTTTGGAGCAATGCGTCAAGATGATGTAAATCATAGGCAATATCCTACTGCATCGCAACCAGAGCTATATAGTGTTCCCGTTAACGGAGGAAAAGTCAAACAAATACTTACTATTCCGGCTGAATATATTCAGTTCTCAAAGAATGGTAAGACAATGGTTTATCATGATAAAAAAGGAGGGGAAAATGAGTTTAGAAAACATCATACTTCTTCAATTACCCGAGATATATGGCTGTATGACCAAAAAACAAATACCCATAAAATGATTACTTCTTTTGGTGGAGAAGATAGACAACCAGTTTTTAGTGCTGATGAAAAAAGTATTTACTATTTAAGCGAAAAGAGTGGAACGTTTAATATTCACAAATTATCATTAGATAATCCAAATCAAGATCTGCAATTAACAGATTTTAAATTACACCCAATTAGGTTTTTAAGTTTTGGCAATGGAATTATATCTTTTGGATTCGATGGTGAATTATATACCATGAAAGAAAATGAAAAACCTAAAAAATTAAAAGTTAATATTAGAACTCAAAATATAGACAATGATGATAAGTTTATTTCTATAAATGGAGGAATCAATGAAATGTCAATTTCTCCTAATGGATTAGAGATTGCTTTTATTGCTCGTGGTGAAGTCTTTGTAACTTCTGTAGATAAAACCTTTACCAAAAGGTTAACTAATACACCAGAACGAGAACGTTTTGTTTCTTGGACGCCAGATGGAAAATCTGTTGTCTATAGCAGCGAAAGAAATGAAAAATGGAGCATTTTTAAAACGGAAAAAGTAAGAAAAGAAGAACCTTTCTTTTATGCCGCAACAGTATTAAAAGAAGAATCAGTAATTGAAAATAAACATGATAATTATCTTGCAGAATATTCACCTGATGGAAAAAAAATAGCTTTTGTTGAAGGAAGAAGAACTATAAAAGTTAAAGATATTGCAAGTAATAAAGAAACAATATTATTATCACCTAAAGATTTATATCATATGCGTGACGGTGATCAATATTTTACTTGGAGTCCAGACAGTAAATGGCTTTTAATTGATTGGGGAAAAACCTTAAGTAATGGTGAAGTATTATTAATGGCTGCTGATGGATCTAAAAGAATAAATTTGAATGAAAGTGGATATTATGATTCTAGTCCGAAATGGGTAAATGGTGGCAAACAAATGATTTGGTTTAGTAACAGAAATGGATTAAAGTCTTATGCTACTAGTGGTCGTTCTCAAAATGATGTTTATAGTATGTTCTTTACGCAGGATGCTTGGGATGAATTTAATTTAAGTGAAGAAGATTATAAATTAATGCAAGCCATTAAAGACGAAGCTAAAAAGAATGATAAAAAAGATAAATCAGATAAAAAAGACACTAAAAAAGATAAAGATGAAGAGGATAAAAAAAAGGAAGTGAAACCACTTACTTTTGATTTTGATCATATGAAAAATAGGACAAAAAGGCTTACTATTCATTCTTCAAGTCTAGGAGATGCAGTACTTTCTAAAAAAGGAGATGAATTATATTATTTAGCAAGGTTTGAAGGTAAGATGAATCTTTGGAGCACTAATTTACGTACCAAAGAAACAAAAATGTTGATAAAATTAAACACCAACTTTGGTAGTTTAAAATGGGACAAAGAAGTAAAAAACTTATACCTATTAAGCAGTGGTAAAATTTCTAAATTAGATCCAAGTACTAAGAAGAATAAAGCTGTTAAAATTAATGGTGAAATGGAATTTGATGCAAGTGCAGAAAGAACTGCCATGTTTAATCATGTTTGGATACGTACAAAAGCTATTTTTTATGAACCAACTTTTCATGGAGTTGATTGGAATAAAATGAAGAAAGAATATACCAAGTATCTTCCGTCAATAGGAAACGCTCACGAGTTTTCAGAAATGTTATCAGAAATGTTAGGAGAATTAAATGTGTCACATTCAGGTTCAGGCTCAAGAGGAAATGGAATCTCTAATGGTGATGCAACAGCATCTCTTGGAATTTTTATGAATTATAATCATAAAGGTGATGGTATTTTAATTGATGAAATTATTTCTGGAGGACCATTAGATAAAGCAAAGTTTAAGATTGTTCCTGGAATGATTATCGAAAATATTAATGGAGAGACTATTGATAAAAATCAAGATGTTGCGAAATATTTAAACAGAAAAGTTGGTAAATTTATGTTATTAGATATTACAAATCCTAAAACTAAAAAGAAACAAACTATTACTGTGAAGCCAGTTTCTTTAAGAGATGAAAATCGACTTTTATATAAAAGATGGGTAAAAACTAACGAAAAAGAAGTTGACAAAAAAAGTAATGGCCAACTTGGTTATGTTCACATTCCAGGCATGGGAGATGGTCCTTACAGAAGCATTTATCAAGATATGATGGGAAAATATACGGATAGAAAAGGAGTAATCGTAGATACTCGTTTTAATGGTGGAGGTGATTTAGTAGCAGATTTAGCAATGTTTTTTACAGGTGTCCCTTTTATTACATATGAAACTGAAGATAAAGTTGTTGGTGGAGAACCAACTTCCAGATGGACAAAACCAACTTTATCAATTTTTAATGAAAGTATGTATTCTGATGGGCATTGTTACGCTTCTGGATATACTGATTTAAAAATTGGAAAAACTGTGGGTATGCCAGTACCTGGCACTTGTAGTTTTGCTGGTTGGGAAAGCCTACCGAACGGTTCTTATTGGGGCGTTGTTCCTGTAAGTGCTAAAAATAAAGCAGGTGAATGGATGGAAAATAACCAAACCGAACCAATGATAAAAATAAAGAATATGCCTAGAGTTATTTCTAAAGGAAGAGACCAACAATTAGAACGTTCTATAAAAGAGTTATTGAAAGATGTAGAATGA
- a CDS encoding MaoC family dehydratase — MNTLIFNSMKDFLSMKGKALPESNWYKVTQQMINDFANATLDKQWIHVDENRAEKESPFKSTVAHGFMSVSMISKLLEESFSVKSIKMGLNYGLNKARFPNPVPVNSQLRMISMVKDIEEISNNGFKVTFLCTIEIKGQDKPACVAEFIAALFE, encoded by the coding sequence ATGAATACATTAATTTTTAATTCTATGAAAGACTTTCTTTCTATGAAAGGAAAGGCACTGCCTGAAAGTAATTGGTATAAAGTCACACAACAAATGATTAACGATTTTGCGAATGCTACTTTAGACAAACAATGGATTCATGTTGATGAAAATAGAGCAGAGAAGGAGAGTCCTTTTAAAAGTACAGTTGCTCATGGTTTTATGTCTGTATCGATGATTTCTAAGTTATTGGAAGAATCTTTTTCTGTAAAAAGTATTAAAATGGGTTTAAATTATGGATTAAACAAAGCTCGTTTTCCAAACCCAGTTCCTGTAAATAGTCAATTAAGAATGATTTCGATGGTTAAAGACATAGAAGAGATTTCTAACAACGGATTTAAAGTTACCTTTCTATGCACCATAGAAATTAAAGGGCAAGATAAACCAGCTTGTGTTGCTGAATTTATTGCGGCTTTATTTGAATAA
- a CDS encoding TolC family protein, translating to MKKYILVLFLLMFADLSSQEKVESVMILSEYLGYVKTYHPIVKQANLIINNSEAKLLKARGAFDPKIEIDFDKKEFKNKEYYNKLNGAFKIPVYYGLEFKANFENNDGLYLNLESTNPKDGLYAAGVSASLLKGLFINKRMAALKQAKLFVNKAKEDQELLVNEILYNASLSYFNWLKTYNEKKVYEDFLNNAQIRFKGTKKAFLEGDKPAIDTLEARITLNNRKLNLEKARIKLVKASLGLSNFLWLTNNTPVELQAHIIPDVKTYKNIDVAFNIALFNNTYFDMNNHPKIKSLEFKIQSLVIDRKLKTNNLLPKLDVEYNFLSQAPRQVNSFNIDNYKAGINFKLPLFLRKERGDFKLSKIKLQEATYENEVAKITIKNKLKALQQELSSFSLQSNYISNIVSDYNILLKAEERKFFLGESSLFLVNYRESKLIETKLKAIIIENSLFKSKANLFKAAAIIIAE from the coding sequence ATGAAAAAATATATTTTGGTGCTGTTTTTATTAATGTTTGCAGATCTTTCATCTCAAGAAAAAGTTGAATCTGTAATGATTTTATCAGAGTATCTTGGATATGTAAAAACCTATCATCCAATTGTAAAACAAGCAAACCTTATTATCAATAATAGTGAAGCTAAGTTGTTAAAAGCTAGAGGCGCTTTTGATCCCAAAATTGAAATTGATTTTGATAAAAAAGAATTTAAGAATAAAGAATATTATAATAAATTAAACGGTGCTTTTAAAATACCTGTTTATTATGGATTAGAGTTTAAAGCAAATTTTGAAAATAATGATGGGCTTTATTTAAATCTTGAATCAACGAATCCAAAAGATGGTTTATACGCCGCGGGTGTTTCCGCTTCTTTGTTAAAGGGACTTTTCATAAACAAAAGAATGGCGGCTTTAAAACAGGCAAAACTCTTCGTTAATAAGGCAAAAGAAGATCAGGAATTATTGGTAAATGAAATTTTATATAATGCGTCTTTATCCTATTTTAATTGGTTAAAGACCTATAATGAGAAAAAGGTTTATGAAGATTTTTTAAACAATGCACAAATTCGTTTTAAAGGAACTAAAAAAGCCTTTTTAGAAGGGGATAAACCTGCTATTGATACCCTCGAAGCAAGAATTACGCTTAATAATAGAAAGTTAAATTTAGAAAAAGCACGCATTAAATTAGTGAAAGCATCACTAGGTTTATCTAACTTTTTATGGTTGACTAATAATACGCCGGTTGAATTACAAGCACATATAATTCCTGATGTAAAAACATATAAAAATATAGATGTAGCGTTTAATATTGCCTTGTTTAATAACACGTATTTTGATATGAATAATCATCCAAAGATAAAATCTTTAGAATTTAAAATACAAAGCTTAGTTATTGATAGAAAATTAAAAACAAATAATTTGTTGCCCAAGTTGGATGTTGAATATAATTTTTTATCACAAGCTCCTCGTCAAGTAAACTCTTTTAATATAGATAATTATAAGGCTGGAATCAATTTTAAATTACCACTATTTTTAAGAAAAGAAAGAGGAGATTTTAAACTTTCGAAAATAAAGTTACAAGAGGCTACTTATGAAAATGAAGTTGCTAAGATTACCATTAAAAATAAATTAAAAGCACTACAACAAGAGTTATCCTCTTTTTCACTGCAAAGTAATTATATAAGCAATATTGTTAGCGATTATAATATTTTGTTAAAAGCTGAAGAAAGAAAATTCTTTTTAGGTGAAAGTTCTTTGTTTTTGGTGAATTATAGAGAATCTAAATTAATAGAAACCAAGTTAAAAGCTATTATAATAGAAAACTCTCTGTTTAAATCTAAAGCAAACTTGTTTAAAGCTGCTGCCATTATTATAGCAGAATAA
- a CDS encoding HlyD family secretion protein yields MLNISNNQLYKTVDLKSFKSGKNIFSKEYYKALNKFLLIFAFIGLIALFLPWTQNISGKGLVTTLALGQRPQAIQSQIPGRIEQWFVREGDYVKKGDTILRISEVKSDYFDGLLIERTNDQINAKISSVNAYQYKVEALDRQIIALKEERKLKLEQAKNKFLQSKLKIKSDSIEFEASKMNIKIAERQYNRTKALQKEGLKAVKDVEEKRLKLQETQVKLISKENKLLATKNEVLNAKVEISRIRASYTDKISKSQSDKYTAQSSGFDAKAQVSKLENSNSNYRVRNSLLFITAPQNGYINKALKGGLGVTFKEGEEIVGIMPAQYDLAVETFVRPIDLPLIHKGEKVRVQFDGWPAIVFSGWPNVSYGTYGAEVVAIERFISDNGKYRVLLSPDETDHEWPEGIRVGSGAKTIALLEDVPIWFELWRQLNSFPPNYYQPDVITKVKYSSKNK; encoded by the coding sequence ATGTTAAATATTTCTAATAATCAATTATACAAAACCGTGGATTTAAAAAGTTTTAAATCTGGCAAGAATATTTTTAGCAAAGAATATTATAAGGCGCTTAACAAATTTTTATTAATATTTGCTTTTATAGGTTTAATTGCCTTGTTTTTACCTTGGACACAAAATATTTCTGGTAAGGGCTTAGTAACTACTCTGGCACTAGGACAAAGACCACAAGCAATACAATCTCAAATCCCTGGAAGAATTGAGCAATGGTTTGTTAGAGAAGGTGATTATGTGAAAAAAGGAGATACCATTTTAAGAATTTCTGAAGTTAAAAGTGATTATTTTGATGGTCTTTTAATCGAAAGAACAAACGACCAAATAAACGCAAAAATATCTTCTGTTAATGCCTATCAGTATAAGGTAGAGGCTTTAGACAGGCAAATTATTGCTTTAAAAGAAGAAAGAAAGCTAAAACTTGAACAAGCAAAAAATAAATTTCTACAATCCAAATTAAAAATAAAAAGTGATAGTATTGAATTTGAAGCTTCCAAAATGAATATTAAGATTGCAGAAAGACAGTATAATCGAACAAAAGCATTACAAAAAGAGGGTTTAAAAGCCGTTAAAGATGTTGAAGAAAAACGGTTGAAACTGCAAGAAACACAAGTGAAATTAATCTCAAAAGAAAATAAATTACTTGCTACTAAAAACGAAGTATTAAATGCAAAAGTTGAAATTTCTAGAATAAGAGCAAGTTATACTGATAAAATATCTAAATCTCAAAGTGATAAATATACTGCGCAGTCTAGTGGTTTTGATGCTAAAGCTCAAGTATCTAAATTAGAAAATAGTAATAGTAATTATAGAGTAAGAAATAGCTTGTTATTTATAACCGCTCCTCAAAATGGGTATATTAACAAAGCTTTGAAAGGCGGACTTGGAGTTACTTTTAAAGAAGGAGAAGAAATTGTTGGGATTATGCCAGCACAATATGATTTGGCGGTCGAAACCTTTGTAAGGCCTATAGATCTGCCTTTAATTCATAAAGGAGAAAAAGTTCGTGTACAGTTTGACGGTTGGCCAGCTATTGTCTTTAGTGGTTGGCCTAATGTTTCTTATGGAACTTATGGTGCAGAAGTTGTGGCCATAGAGAGGTTTATAAGTGATAATGGTAAATATAGAGTTCTATTATCACCAGATGAAACAGATCATGAATGGCCAGAGGGTATTAGAGTTGGTTCTGGCGCAAAAACTATTGCATTATTAGAAGATGTGCCAATTTGGTTTGAACTTTGGAGACAGTTAAACAGTTTTCCACCCAACTATTACCAACCGGATGTAATTACTAAAGTAAAGTATAGTTCTAAAAATAAATAA